A region from the Salifodinibacter halophilus genome encodes:
- a CDS encoding DUF4422 domain-containing protein has protein sequence MDQGFDRKNSALKGITLSLSIYVCHHKASRFLTGDEFVPIHVGKVNSFNDIGCPGDDTGDNISLRNPFYCELTAHYWMWKNDRNSDLLGLMHYRRHLNFSDNQGFSEDCWGCVNESHMGDDYQTKYGLSKEQVLAFMGDADVALPKRWDVRAAGSGNNYDHYRAGENLKIDDYEQALAILREKYPEFSSAADRYNGSPYGYYTNMFVMKRAVFEAYSEWLFSILFELEKRIDLHGYDQQQRRVFGHIAERLLGIYFTRMIEEGALNITEAQRLFSAEGAYNGHLAPAFKTDNVPLAICFDDNYAHAGGALLRSIIDHANGDKNYDVLILEDSVSACNKGRLKALVEGLPNFELRFFDVNTFSAVEKVHTRGHFSPATYARLLIPNIFEHQEKVLFIDSDTVVNTDVAELLEMDIGNNLVAAVKDIVMEGFIRFETPSDEHTGAMPAGRYLSDYLGLTNPDGYFQAGLIVFNLELMRRENTFDTLMEIMERTAYWFLDQDIMNVAFQGRVHYLPMKWNVFHGNGNTDDFFPGLKFSTYIQYWEARQTPSMVHFAGENKPWGNSVVDFSDMYWAALRGTPWYHEKLAPLNKNRESNAIFFESREARFRNFMKKRLYRVLPAGSTRRNMAAQLYFTTLSYWRRLRESVR, from the coding sequence ATGGATCAGGGTTTCGACCGCAAAAATTCCGCTTTAAAAGGAATAACTTTGAGTCTCTCAATTTACGTTTGCCACCATAAAGCCAGCCGCTTCTTGACCGGGGATGAGTTTGTTCCCATTCATGTCGGCAAAGTGAACAGTTTCAACGATATTGGCTGCCCCGGGGACGACACGGGAGACAATATATCGCTTCGTAACCCTTTCTACTGTGAGCTGACCGCCCATTACTGGATGTGGAAGAACGATCGTAATAGCGATTTGCTAGGTCTCATGCATTACCGACGCCATCTGAATTTCAGCGATAACCAAGGTTTTTCGGAGGATTGCTGGGGATGCGTCAACGAATCGCACATGGGTGACGATTATCAGACGAAATACGGGCTTTCGAAGGAACAGGTGCTGGCATTCATGGGTGATGCGGACGTCGCCCTTCCTAAACGATGGGATGTGCGCGCTGCCGGAAGCGGCAACAACTACGACCATTACCGAGCCGGAGAGAACCTAAAGATCGATGATTACGAGCAAGCTCTCGCAATACTTCGTGAGAAATATCCCGAGTTTTCCTCCGCTGCGGACCGCTATAACGGATCACCTTACGGCTACTACACAAACATGTTCGTGATGAAGCGAGCAGTGTTTGAAGCCTATTCTGAATGGCTATTTTCGATCCTTTTCGAGCTCGAGAAGCGTATTGACTTGCATGGATATGACCAACAACAACGTCGCGTGTTTGGACATATCGCCGAGCGACTATTAGGCATTTACTTTACCCGGATGATTGAGGAAGGGGCGCTCAACATCACAGAGGCGCAGCGGCTTTTCTCTGCCGAAGGTGCATATAACGGGCACCTTGCGCCAGCTTTTAAAACCGACAATGTTCCACTGGCGATCTGTTTTGATGACAATTATGCGCACGCAGGAGGCGCCCTACTGCGTTCGATTATCGACCATGCCAATGGCGATAAAAATTATGATGTATTGATCCTTGAGGACAGCGTTTCGGCTTGTAACAAAGGCCGGCTCAAAGCTCTGGTCGAAGGACTGCCGAATTTCGAACTGCGTTTCTTTGACGTCAACACCTTCTCCGCGGTAGAAAAAGTGCATACGCGAGGGCACTTCAGCCCAGCGACCTATGCTCGACTACTCATCCCCAATATATTCGAGCACCAAGAAAAGGTTTTGTTTATCGACTCGGATACTGTGGTAAACACCGATGTCGCCGAGCTACTCGAGATGGATATTGGTAACAACTTGGTGGCGGCGGTCAAGGATATTGTGATGGAGGGATTCATCCGTTTCGAAACCCCCTCCGATGAACATACCGGCGCCATGCCGGCGGGCCGCTATCTATCCGATTATCTCGGCCTGACCAACCCAGATGGCTACTTCCAGGCTGGCTTGATCGTCTTTAATCTCGAGTTAATGCGCCGTGAAAACACGTTTGATACTTTGATGGAGATCATGGAACGGACAGCCTATTGGTTTCTCGACCAAGATATAATGAACGTGGCTTTTCAAGGACGCGTTCACTACTTGCCCATGAAATGGAACGTATTTCATGGCAATGGCAATACAGACGATTTTTTTCCGGGGCTCAAGTTTTCAACATATATACAATATTGGGAAGCGCGCCAGACCCCTTCTATGGTCCATTTCGCGGGTGAGAACAAGCCCTGGGGGAACTCCGTCGTTGACTTCTCCGATATGTACTGGGCCGCCTTGAGGGGAACACCTTGGTACCACGAGAAGCTTGCACCTCTGAATAAAAACAGAGAGTCTAATGCAATATTTTTTGAGTCGCGCGAGGCTCGATTTCGTAACTTTATGAAAAAACGTTTGTATCGTGTTTTACCGGCAGGCTCGACGCGTCGTAACATGGCGGCACAGTTATATTTTACGACACTTTCATACTGGCGTCGCTTACGCGAAAGCGTGCGATGA
- the glf gene encoding UDP-galactopyranose mutase, whose protein sequence is MAEVIVVGAGFSGAVIGRELANDGHKVDIVDHRGHIAGNCYTARDAVTGVMVHVYGPHIFHTDDEEVWEYVNHFSNFKPYVNRVKSTVNGAVYSLPINLLTINQFFGKTMRPDEARAFIEEQADTSIENPQTFEEQALRFVGPDLYEAFLKGYTKKQWGCDPSELPAKILKRLPVRFNYDDNYFFHRFQGMPEHGYTALVEKILDHENITVHLDTPFTSEMAKNYDHVFYSGPLDTYFGYSEGRLGYRTLDFERIDYQGDYQGCAVMNYGDESVPYTRITEHKHFSPWEEHEGSVCYREYSRSCGDDDIPYYPIRLVKEKETLARYIERANQTEGVTFVGRLGTYRYLDMDVTIREALDTARSFLDYIERGEQVPAFFVKPL, encoded by the coding sequence ATGGCAGAAGTTATTGTAGTTGGCGCTGGATTCTCAGGCGCAGTAATCGGTCGTGAGCTTGCCAATGATGGGCATAAGGTGGACATTGTGGACCACCGAGGCCATATCGCCGGTAACTGCTACACGGCGAGAGATGCAGTTACAGGGGTGATGGTGCATGTCTACGGGCCACATATTTTTCACACCGATGACGAAGAGGTCTGGGAATACGTCAATCATTTTTCCAATTTCAAACCCTATGTGAACCGGGTGAAAAGCACGGTTAACGGAGCGGTTTACTCGCTTCCGATTAATCTGCTTACCATCAACCAGTTTTTCGGTAAAACGATGCGACCGGATGAGGCACGAGCCTTTATCGAGGAACAGGCGGACACCAGCATCGAAAACCCGCAGACATTTGAAGAGCAGGCACTCCGCTTTGTTGGCCCAGATTTATACGAGGCATTTTTGAAGGGGTATACCAAAAAGCAGTGGGGCTGTGATCCGTCCGAGCTACCGGCCAAGATTCTCAAGCGCCTACCGGTTCGCTTCAATTACGACGATAACTATTTCTTTCACCGTTTCCAGGGCATGCCAGAGCATGGTTATACCGCCCTGGTGGAAAAGATACTGGACCACGAAAACATTACCGTTCATTTGGACACCCCTTTCACCTCTGAGATGGCGAAAAACTATGACCATGTGTTCTATTCCGGCCCGTTGGATACCTACTTTGGGTACAGCGAGGGGCGTCTGGGCTACCGCACGCTAGATTTCGAGCGGATCGATTATCAAGGGGACTACCAAGGCTGCGCGGTAATGAACTACGGCGACGAGTCAGTTCCATATACCCGTATCACCGAGCACAAACATTTTTCGCCCTGGGAAGAGCACGAGGGCAGCGTCTGTTACCGGGAATACAGCCGATCATGTGGCGACGATGACATCCCCTATTACCCGATTCGCCTTGTAAAGGAAAAGGAAACACTCGCCCGGTATATCGAGCGGGCGAATCAGACGGAAGGCGTGACTTTTGTTGGCCGGCTGGGAACATACCGCTATCTAGATATGGACGTGACCATCCGTGAGGCGCTGGATACTGCTCGCAGTTTTCTAGATTACATAGAGCGCGGTGAGCAAGTCCCGGCGTTTTTCGTGAAGCCCTTATAA
- a CDS encoding glycosyltransferase, which translates to MTCNRLEQLKTGIAATLQQRCDAVVVVDNCSTDGTSEWLDAASHDHEHLDVVRTSHNVGGAGGFEIGFRHALAQYQPNWLVCFDDDAWPNPGAFDAFLSSELDGIDAAAAAVYYPDGHICEMNRPSHNPFWHWRLFLKTALGQGRRGFHLVDDDYCSGQPLPIDCNSFVGFFVSKEMVERVGLPDGRLFIHGEDLLYTLTIRRMDGHSCFMPWVTFTHDCSTFSVHKKTFTPLWKVYYNYRNMLQVYRTAAGIFFWLILPLKAIHWITRARFYDHRRRYLKLVYTALKDFATGHYDHPHEDIVKLAEARADANTSSNPPENS; encoded by the coding sequence GTGACCTGTAACCGCCTCGAACAACTTAAAACGGGGATTGCCGCAACACTGCAGCAGCGCTGTGATGCCGTGGTAGTGGTGGACAATTGCTCCACGGACGGCACCAGCGAATGGCTGGACGCCGCTTCCCACGACCATGAGCATCTGGATGTCGTGCGCACATCCCACAATGTAGGTGGCGCGGGCGGTTTCGAAATCGGATTCCGACACGCGCTGGCGCAATACCAACCGAACTGGCTCGTGTGTTTCGATGACGATGCTTGGCCCAACCCCGGCGCTTTCGATGCTTTCCTGAGTTCTGAATTGGATGGGATCGACGCCGCTGCTGCGGCCGTTTACTACCCGGATGGCCACATCTGCGAGATGAACCGCCCCAGCCACAATCCATTCTGGCACTGGCGGCTTTTCCTCAAGACGGCTCTAGGCCAAGGGCGCCGTGGTTTCCACTTGGTGGATGACGACTATTGCTCCGGACAACCATTGCCGATCGATTGCAACTCGTTTGTTGGTTTTTTTGTTAGTAAAGAGATGGTCGAGCGAGTTGGATTACCCGACGGACGTCTTTTCATTCATGGTGAGGATCTGCTCTACACACTGACTATTCGCCGCATGGATGGGCATAGTTGTTTTATGCCCTGGGTGACCTTCACGCACGACTGCTCGACCTTTTCCGTACACAAAAAGACGTTTACGCCGCTTTGGAAAGTTTATTACAACTATCGTAATATGTTGCAAGTCTATCGGACCGCGGCGGGGATATTTTTCTGGTTAATCCTACCGCTCAAAGCGATCCATTGGATTACGCGGGCACGCTTTTATGATCACCGTCGGCGTTACCTAAAACTGGTATATACGGCTTTAAAGGATTTCGCAACCGGGCATTATGACCACCCGCACGAGGACATAGTAAAGCTTGCCGAAGCCAGAGCCGACGCGAATACCTCGAGCAACCCTCCTGAAAATTCGTAG
- a CDS encoding O-antigen ligase family protein — translation MGHQLANKVDWPSRVGLSLTVLFALFLVAGTSIALSALGFMLIVALADGHQFVAVLRRSPSAWAALALFVYVAARGVAGAFLHPAWADLQYEGLWDWLLLLLFPLVAWFVQGSERRVRIILITALLGLVIAIARLTDWSHFLHDVWFGSKRADWGMTYLQSALFLGTVLLGWIAFAERLIGADRWRWLRGPGWLLFAGLLCEMIVLTQSRAVLMSLVVLAPALVIVKIWLQSTRQKRMVAVSVFVVFIAVAVALIFAHRGSVENRLHGTAKTLHGMQTLQLDQVPKTSLGKRMYLYNFGGHRWLDKPVFGWGPGIEAATVFADAPIDPKTNAHFPDLHNGYLEVLVRFGVVGFLLSLTMTGCLLIGLYRAWQRGFVRTDMVAFLTFSSILGALVNLTNFRLVHMAYRFYVIFLVGLVFAHELRMLATTQQTASQDDAAASDPSVPIKNATGGQQPDEITRTPDA, via the coding sequence TTGGGGCATCAACTGGCAAATAAAGTGGATTGGCCAAGCCGAGTCGGGCTCAGCCTAACGGTATTGTTCGCGCTTTTTCTGGTCGCGGGCACGTCGATCGCACTGAGTGCGCTGGGTTTTATGCTCATTGTTGCACTCGCTGACGGACATCAGTTTGTGGCAGTTTTGCGCCGCAGTCCTTCGGCCTGGGCAGCATTGGCACTTTTTGTGTACGTGGCAGCCCGCGGCGTGGCGGGTGCCTTTCTACACCCGGCGTGGGCCGACCTTCAGTACGAAGGGCTCTGGGACTGGCTTTTATTGCTACTGTTTCCGCTGGTCGCTTGGTTTGTTCAGGGTAGCGAACGCCGCGTACGGATTATTCTGATCACGGCACTGTTAGGGCTAGTGATCGCGATCGCGCGACTGACAGACTGGTCACATTTTCTTCACGACGTTTGGTTCGGCAGTAAACGTGCTGATTGGGGTATGACCTATCTACAATCCGCACTTTTCCTAGGCACGGTATTGCTCGGATGGATCGCGTTTGCCGAGCGCCTGATTGGTGCTGATCGCTGGCGCTGGCTGCGTGGTCCTGGCTGGTTGCTATTCGCCGGGTTGCTTTGCGAGATGATTGTTCTGACCCAATCACGCGCAGTGCTAATGTCCCTTGTCGTGCTCGCGCCAGCGCTCGTGATCGTCAAAATCTGGCTTCAGTCGACGCGGCAGAAGCGGATGGTCGCAGTTAGCGTATTTGTGGTTTTTATTGCAGTCGCAGTTGCACTTATTTTTGCCCACCGCGGCTCCGTAGAAAACCGGCTGCACGGGACGGCCAAGACGTTACACGGGATGCAAACGCTGCAGCTCGACCAAGTGCCCAAGACTTCATTGGGCAAACGTATGTATTTGTACAACTTCGGCGGGCACCGGTGGCTGGACAAACCAGTATTCGGCTGGGGGCCAGGCATTGAAGCAGCGACGGTATTCGCGGACGCGCCAATCGATCCGAAAACGAACGCACATTTCCCGGATTTGCATAACGGTTATCTGGAAGTTCTGGTTCGCTTCGGCGTCGTAGGCTTTCTGCTAAGTCTAACTATGACTGGTTGTCTGTTGATCGGTTTATATCGCGCGTGGCAGCGCGGGTTCGTGCGAACCGACATGGTGGCATTCCTAACCTTTTCCTCAATCCTGGGGGCACTGGTCAATCTGACCAATTTCCGGCTTGTCCATATGGCATACCGTTTTTACGTGATTTTTTTGGTTGGTCTTGTATTTGCCCATGAATTACGGATGCTGGCAACAACGCAACAAACGGCGAGCCAAGATGATGCGGCAGCCAGCGATCCAAGCGTGCCTATCAAGAACGCAACCGGCGGGCAGCAACCGGATGAAATAACGCGGACGCCAGATGCTTAA
- a CDS encoding undecaprenyl-phosphate glucose phosphotransferase, translated as MLKARVDRRRPTLDYNLLAYGILIASDITTILGSGYLAYFLRFGAWTMPPHYRSALAIALITSFVIFPNLRLYAGWLNKPVWIRLQSLILGWGAVALALITIAYMVKESESYSRLWFGTWFLLGGIALNLLRGLATHLLARIRASQGVRRRVVIVGQGAIAERAIWHAHHHGDGSFKVCRVVPLDYDQSTANLGGIESRLLSKRVSLANFVERAGIDEVWFCLALRDEHVLRDFQSRLAHTAVTQRFMPDIDAYRVLRSQITEVAGLTSLNLNTSPIFGANRALKTIEDLVLSALILALISPLLAVIAIAIKLTSAGPALYKQQRVGWNGQEFRMLKFRTMPVHAEAESGPVWMDPSSNRTTRLGQLLRHTSLDELPQFINVIKGDMSIVGPRPERPAFVGQLKHEVPGYMQKHLVKAGITGLAQINGWRGNTDLRKRIEWDLYYIEHWSLWLDLKIIVLTPFKGFMNEHAY; from the coding sequence ATGCTTAAAGCTCGAGTGGACCGACGTCGCCCGACGCTTGACTATAATCTGCTTGCCTACGGCATACTCATTGCGAGTGATATCACCACTATTCTCGGTAGTGGTTACTTGGCCTATTTCCTACGCTTTGGCGCCTGGACAATGCCACCGCATTATCGGAGCGCACTGGCCATAGCGTTAATCACTAGCTTTGTCATTTTCCCAAATCTGCGCCTTTACGCCGGCTGGCTAAATAAACCGGTCTGGATTCGGCTTCAGTCGTTAATCCTAGGGTGGGGAGCCGTTGCGCTTGCGCTAATCACGATTGCCTATATGGTCAAAGAAAGCGAGAGCTACTCACGCTTGTGGTTCGGCACGTGGTTTTTGTTGGGGGGCATTGCCCTGAATCTGCTGCGTGGCTTAGCAACGCATTTGCTGGCGCGCATTCGCGCTAGCCAGGGTGTACGGCGCCGCGTGGTTATTGTCGGCCAAGGCGCAATAGCCGAACGCGCAATCTGGCACGCACACCATCATGGCGACGGCTCCTTCAAAGTGTGTCGCGTCGTGCCGCTGGATTATGACCAATCAACTGCCAACCTCGGAGGCATTGAAAGCCGACTGTTGTCAAAACGCGTGTCGCTGGCAAATTTTGTCGAGCGCGCTGGGATTGACGAAGTGTGGTTTTGCTTAGCGCTGCGGGATGAGCATGTGCTCAGGGATTTCCAAAGCCGCTTGGCACATACCGCGGTCACGCAACGATTCATGCCCGATATTGATGCTTATCGCGTGTTGCGTAGCCAAATCACGGAAGTCGCCGGTCTGACATCGTTGAATTTAAATACATCCCCGATATTCGGTGCCAACCGTGCACTCAAGACAATCGAAGATTTGGTGCTATCGGCACTGATTCTAGCGCTCATCAGCCCGCTTTTAGCCGTTATCGCAATCGCCATCAAATTGACCTCCGCCGGGCCTGCTTTATACAAGCAGCAACGCGTTGGCTGGAATGGTCAAGAGTTCCGTATGCTTAAATTTCGCACGATGCCGGTTCACGCCGAAGCAGAGTCGGGACCGGTCTGGATGGACCCCAGCAGCAACCGAACAACACGTTTAGGCCAGTTGTTGCGGCATACGAGCTTGGATGAATTGCCGCAGTTCATCAACGTCATCAAGGGGGATATGTCGATTGTCGGGCCACGCCCGGAACGACCAGCGTTCGTAGGCCAACTGAAACACGAAGTTCCGGGCTATATGCAGAAGCATCTTGTCAAAGCCGGCATTACCGGTCTGGCCCAGATCAATGGGTGGCGCGGCAATACCGACCTTCGCAAACGCATTGAATGGGACCTGTATTACATCGAACACTGGTCATTGTGGTTGGATCTCAAGATCATTGTTCTGACGCCTTTCAAAGGCTTCATGAACGAACACGCCTACTAA
- the glpT gene encoding glycerol-3-phosphate transporter: protein MLKIFKPKPAADRLPDDQVDHEYKKMRWQVFIGIFVGYAAYYLLRKNFSIAMPYLVEEGFSKGELGIALSAVSLSYGISKFVMGTVSDRSNPKVFLTAGLVLSAIISLLMGFIPFFTSSIAIMFIMLLILGWVQGMGWPPSGRTLVHWFSVSERGRKTAIWNVSHNVGGGLMAPLAVFGASIFAGGYFVGYEGVFILPGFVALIIAIITYILMKDTPQSVGLPPIEEHRDDYPTESKETFETELTTKQILFNYVLNNKWMWAIAFANIFVYLVRYGVLDWAPTYLSEAKGFTMDESSLSYFLYEWAGIPGTLLCGWISDKVFNGRRGPTGFFFMAGVLISVLVYWLNPAGHPMVDNAALIAIGFLIYGPVMLIGLQALDYVPKKAAGTAAGLTGLFGYLGGAVAANILLGYIVEFYGWDGSFILLIVSCLLAMAIFAFTWNIRGQEVAKS from the coding sequence ATGCTGAAAATATTCAAACCAAAACCAGCAGCCGATCGTTTACCGGACGATCAGGTGGACCATGAGTATAAAAAAATGCGTTGGCAAGTATTCATAGGAATATTTGTTGGGTATGCAGCGTACTATCTCTTAAGAAAAAACTTTTCAATTGCCATGCCCTATTTGGTTGAAGAAGGTTTTTCCAAAGGGGAGCTTGGAATTGCTTTGTCCGCCGTTTCTCTTTCTTATGGGATCAGTAAATTCGTAATGGGGACTGTTTCTGACCGAAGCAATCCAAAAGTATTTTTAACAGCCGGCCTTGTTCTTTCCGCGATCATAAGTTTATTAATGGGGTTTATTCCCTTTTTTACATCTTCAATCGCCATAATGTTTATTATGTTGTTAATACTCGGCTGGGTTCAAGGGATGGGCTGGCCGCCGTCTGGGCGCACGCTTGTACATTGGTTTAGCGTGAGTGAACGCGGGCGTAAAACAGCGATTTGGAATGTTTCACATAACGTCGGCGGCGGACTGATGGCACCGTTAGCTGTTTTCGGCGCTTCCATATTTGCTGGCGGATATTTCGTTGGATATGAGGGTGTTTTTATACTTCCAGGTTTTGTAGCTTTAATTATAGCAATAATTACTTACATCCTGATGAAGGACACCCCTCAATCAGTGGGATTACCTCCCATCGAGGAACACCGGGACGATTACCCTACTGAGTCAAAAGAAACCTTTGAAACGGAATTAACAACAAAGCAAATACTTTTTAATTATGTTCTTAATAACAAATGGATGTGGGCAATAGCCTTTGCCAACATATTTGTCTACCTTGTCCGATACGGCGTACTGGATTGGGCACCGACATATTTAAGTGAGGCGAAAGGATTCACGATGGATGAATCAAGCCTCTCTTATTTCTTGTATGAATGGGCTGGGATCCCGGGTACATTGTTATGTGGCTGGATCTCAGACAAGGTATTTAATGGCCGCCGCGGCCCGACAGGGTTCTTCTTTATGGCGGGCGTGCTTATTTCCGTGCTGGTTTATTGGCTAAACCCTGCAGGCCACCCGATGGTTGATAATGCAGCGCTAATTGCAATCGGATTCTTGATTTATGGCCCGGTGATGCTAATTGGGTTGCAAGCACTGGACTATGTCCCCAAAAAAGCAGCCGGAACGGCGGCTGGACTGACTGGATTGTTTGGGTATTTAGGCGGAGCAGTTGCCGCTAATATACTATTGGGTTATATAGTTGAATTTTATGGCTGGGACGGAAGTTTTATCCTGTTAATCGTCTCCTGCTTACTGGCTATGGCCATTTTTGCGTTTACTTGGAATATTCGCGGCCAAGAGGTTGCAAAAAGCTAA
- a CDS encoding transposase, with protein sequence MARLARVVLPNTPHHVTQRGNRRQPVFFCDDDYDVYLDLMATYARKAGTKILAYCLMPNHVHFAAVPTEADGLRAMLGETHRRYTRHVNSREQWRGHLWQERFHSFPMDEAHLGSVLRYIEHNPVVAGLVNEPADWPWSSAAAHLTGRDDPLIDTRDVRHVADDWAAYLGTQETDGQTHQIEQHLRTGRPLGSDHFISAAERQLGRTLKPKPPGPKKTDDTAKAGSD encoded by the coding sequence ATGGCCCGGCTCGCCCGCGTCGTCTTACCTAACACGCCCCATCACGTCACACAACGCGGCAACCGGCGTCAGCCCGTGTTTTTCTGCGACGATGACTACGACGTCTATCTCGACCTCATGGCGACGTACGCACGAAAAGCGGGCACGAAAATACTAGCCTATTGCCTAATGCCCAATCACGTGCACTTCGCCGCCGTGCCGACCGAAGCGGATGGTCTACGTGCCATGCTCGGCGAAACACATCGGCGCTACACACGGCACGTCAACTCGCGGGAACAATGGCGCGGCCATCTCTGGCAAGAGCGTTTTCACTCATTCCCGATGGACGAGGCACATCTTGGGTCGGTGCTTCGATACATCGAGCACAACCCGGTAGTAGCCGGCCTGGTCAACGAACCAGCTGATTGGCCTTGGTCCAGCGCCGCCGCGCATCTCACAGGTCGTGACGACCCGCTGATCGATACGCGTGATGTCCGCCATGTGGCCGATGATTGGGCTGCCTATCTCGGAACCCAGGAAACTGATGGGCAAACGCATCAGATTGAGCAGCATCTGCGGACAGGACGTCCGTTGGGCAGTGATCATTTTATCTCGGCCGCCGAACGTCAACTCGGCCGAACGCTCAAGCCAAAACCGCCAGGACCAAAGAAAACTGACGACACAGCAAAAGCGGGCAGCGATTAA
- a CDS encoding saccharopine dehydrogenase has product MSQAKHEVFDLVLFGATSFVGRLVAEHLATRADAHNLNWAIAGRSETKLAGVRAEIGCPDLPIIAADAHDDAALLSLCARTRVVISTVGPYALHGEPLVRSCAQTGTDYADLTAEVPWMAQMIERYQVRAAQSGARLVFCCGFDSVPSDLGVAHLQSQARTRFGTPCQRVAMRIQAMRGRVSGGTVATMTNMARQLRDEPGQQQYITDPYSICPADKRPTTKQRPVTRPFWDRDAKAWGAPFVMAAVNEHVVHRTNALAEPGYGTEFSYNEAQLTGRGLKGRAGAYGLAGALGTFMAAVSFQATRNLLERFVLPAPGQGPNATKRANGFFDVRFHGHTPSGDTVRTRVRGDRDPGYGATSRIFGEAGLCLACDNPGAVPGGFWTPASLMAEPLTARLERHAGVTFVADE; this is encoded by the coding sequence ATGAGTCAGGCCAAGCACGAAGTATTCGATCTCGTTTTGTTTGGCGCGACGAGTTTCGTCGGTCGGCTGGTCGCCGAGCATCTGGCGACTCGCGCGGATGCCCACAATCTGAACTGGGCTATCGCCGGTCGTTCGGAGACGAAGCTTGCCGGCGTGCGGGCCGAGATCGGGTGCCCGGATCTGCCGATCATCGCCGCCGATGCGCACGATGACGCCGCGCTGTTGTCATTGTGCGCGCGCACACGTGTCGTGATTTCCACGGTCGGCCCGTATGCACTTCATGGCGAACCGCTGGTGCGAAGTTGCGCCCAGACCGGCACCGATTACGCCGATCTAACCGCTGAAGTGCCATGGATGGCGCAGATGATCGAGCGCTACCAGGTGCGTGCCGCCCAGTCCGGTGCCCGCCTGGTGTTTTGCTGCGGTTTTGACTCGGTGCCATCCGATCTCGGTGTTGCGCATCTGCAGTCGCAGGCGCGGACGCGGTTTGGCACGCCGTGCCAGCGTGTCGCCATGCGCATCCAAGCCATGCGCGGCCGTGTCTCGGGCGGTACCGTCGCGACTATGACGAATATGGCGCGCCAACTGCGCGACGAGCCAGGCCAGCAGCAATACATCACCGATCCGTATTCGATTTGCCCTGCCGACAAGCGGCCGACGACGAAACAGCGGCCTGTCACCCGGCCATTCTGGGATCGAGACGCGAAGGCTTGGGGCGCGCCGTTCGTCATGGCCGCGGTCAACGAACATGTCGTCCATCGCACGAATGCATTGGCCGAGCCTGGTTACGGCACCGAGTTTAGTTATAACGAAGCCCAGCTCACTGGCCGTGGATTGAAAGGCCGTGCTGGCGCGTACGGCTTGGCCGGTGCACTCGGCACTTTCATGGCCGCGGTCTCGTTCCAGGCCACACGGAATCTGCTCGAACGTTTCGTGTTACCCGCGCCCGGTCAGGGCCCGAACGCCACCAAACGTGCCAACGGTTTCTTCGATGTGCGGTTCCATGGCCACACGCCGAGCGGTGACACGGTTCGAACCCGTGTTCGTGGTGATCGCGACCCCGGCTATGGCGCGACGTCACGTATATTCGGTGAAGCTGGGCTGTGCCTGGCCTGCGACAATCCGGGTGCAGTGCCGGGTGGTTTCTGGACACCGGCTAGCCTCATGGCCGAGCCGCTGACCGCGCGCCTGGAACGCCATGCCGGCGTGACTTTTGTTGCCGACGAGTAA